A window from Lagopus muta isolate bLagMut1 chromosome 5, bLagMut1 primary, whole genome shotgun sequence encodes these proteins:
- the LOC125693438 gene encoding BRCA2 and CDKN1A-interacting protein isoform X1, translating into MATPAKRRARPAAPERDSESDSEPESGDSESEEDEQVDEEVNVEFEAHSISDNDYNGIKKLLQQLFLKAPVNTAELTDILIQQNHVGSVIKQAEIQEDSSDDDDDDDDDEVFGFISFLNLTERKGTQCAEQIKELILSRCEKSCEQHVVEQLDKLLKDDTKPVGLLLSERFINVPPQIALPMHQQLQKELKEAQRTNKPCGKCHYYLLISKTFTEATKNSKKKEGRNRQKEELMFANAEEEFFYENALLKFSYSVQEESDSCLGGRWSFDDVPMKPWRTVMVVPADRMNVIMDKLKDCLSL; encoded by the exons ATGGCCACGCCGGCTAAACGCAGAGCGCGGCCTGCAGCTCCGGAACGAGATTCGGAATCGGATTCGGAGCCGGAATCGGGCGACTCAGAGTCCGAGGAGGACGAGCAGGTCGACGAG GAAGTGAACGTTGAATTCGAAGCGCATTCGATATCAGACAACGACTACAACGGGATaaagaagctgctgcagcag ttgtttCTAAAAGCTCCTGTTAACACTGCTGAGTTAACTGATATCTTAATACAACAGAATCACGTTGGAAGTGTTATCAAG CAAGCAGAAATCCAAGAAGACAgcagtgatgatgatgatgatgatgatgatgatgaagtCTTTGGTTTTATAAGCTTCTTAAACTTAACTGAAAGGAAG GGTACACAGTGTGCTGAACAAATCAAAGAGCTGATTCTGAGTCGGTGTGAGAAGAGCTGTGAACAGCATGTAGTTGAGCAGCTGGATAAGCTCCTGAAAGATGATACTAAGCCTGTGGGTCTGCTTCTGAGTGAAAGATTCATTAATGTGCCACCACAAATTGCTTTGCCCATGCACCAGCAGCTCCA GAAAGAATTAAAGGAGGCACAGAGAACAAACAAACCTTGTGGAAAGTGTCACTATTACCTTCTTATCAGCAAGACCTTTACAGAAGCCACAAAGAATTCtaagaagaaggaagggagaaatcGGCAAAAGGAGGAATTAATGTTTGCAAATGCAGAGGAGGAGTTCTTTTATGAG AAcgctcttctgaagttcagctACTCTGTGCAAGAGGAAAGTGACAGCTGTTTGGGTGGCAGATGGTCCTTTGATGATGTACCAATGAAACCTTGGCGGACTGTCATGGTAGTTCCAGCTGATAGAATGAACGTAATTATGGATAAACTCAAAGACTGTCTCTCATTATGA
- the LOC125693438 gene encoding BRCA2 and CDKN1A-interacting protein isoform X2 gives MATPAKRRARPAAPERDSESDSEPESGDSESEEDEQVDEEVNVEFEAHSISDNDYNGIKKLLQQLFLKAPVNTAELTDILIQQNHVGSVIKQAEIQEDSSDDDDDDDDDEVFGFISFLNLTERKGTQCAEQIKELILSRCEKSCEQHVVEQLDKLLKDDTKPVGLLLSERFINVPPQIALPMHQQLQKELKEAQRTNKPCGKCHYYLLISKTFTEATKNSKKKEGRNRQKEELMFANAEEEFFYEARTQN, from the exons ATGGCCACGCCGGCTAAACGCAGAGCGCGGCCTGCAGCTCCGGAACGAGATTCGGAATCGGATTCGGAGCCGGAATCGGGCGACTCAGAGTCCGAGGAGGACGAGCAGGTCGACGAG GAAGTGAACGTTGAATTCGAAGCGCATTCGATATCAGACAACGACTACAACGGGATaaagaagctgctgcagcag ttgtttCTAAAAGCTCCTGTTAACACTGCTGAGTTAACTGATATCTTAATACAACAGAATCACGTTGGAAGTGTTATCAAG CAAGCAGAAATCCAAGAAGACAgcagtgatgatgatgatgatgatgatgatgatgaagtCTTTGGTTTTATAAGCTTCTTAAACTTAACTGAAAGGAAG GGTACACAGTGTGCTGAACAAATCAAAGAGCTGATTCTGAGTCGGTGTGAGAAGAGCTGTGAACAGCATGTAGTTGAGCAGCTGGATAAGCTCCTGAAAGATGATACTAAGCCTGTGGGTCTGCTTCTGAGTGAAAGATTCATTAATGTGCCACCACAAATTGCTTTGCCCATGCACCAGCAGCTCCA GAAAGAATTAAAGGAGGCACAGAGAACAAACAAACCTTGTGGAAAGTGTCACTATTACCTTCTTATCAGCAAGACCTTTACAGAAGCCACAAAGAATTCtaagaagaaggaagggagaaatcGGCAAAAGGAGGAATTAATGTTTGCAAATGCAGAGGAGGAGTTCTTTTATGAG GCCAGGacacagaactga